A single region of the Gephyromycinifex aptenodytis genome encodes:
- the fabG gene encoding 3-oxoacyl-ACP reductase FabG, which translates to MSTPTSGAGTPRPVLVTGGNRGIGLATALALREAGHQVVVGSRSGDAPEDLAAVRLDVTDTDSVDAGFSAAEKIVGGPIGVLVANAGITRDQLLMRMSDEDIDTVLQTNLVGAIRCARRASKGMLRLKGGRIILISSVVGLYGAPGQVNYAASKAGLVGVARSLARELGSRAITANVVAPGYIDTEMTQALPADLAATYTKLIPAARFGAPEEVAKAVAFLASDAASYINGAVLPVDGGLGMGH; encoded by the coding sequence ATGAGCACACCGACGTCCGGCGCCGGCACCCCGCGCCCGGTCCTGGTCACCGGCGGCAACCGGGGGATCGGTCTGGCCACAGCCCTGGCGCTGCGCGAGGCCGGACATCAGGTGGTGGTCGGATCACGATCCGGGGACGCTCCGGAGGACCTGGCCGCCGTGCGGCTGGATGTCACCGACACGGACAGCGTCGACGCCGGTTTCAGCGCTGCGGAGAAGATCGTCGGCGGCCCCATCGGGGTGCTCGTCGCCAATGCCGGCATCACCCGCGACCAACTGCTCATGCGGATGTCCGACGAAGACATCGACACGGTCTTGCAGACCAACCTCGTCGGGGCCATTCGCTGCGCCCGACGGGCCAGCAAGGGCATGCTGCGACTCAAAGGCGGGCGCATCATCCTCATCTCCAGCGTGGTAGGCCTCTACGGTGCCCCCGGGCAGGTCAACTACGCCGCGAGCAAAGCCGGCCTGGTCGGCGTGGCACGTTCGCTGGCTCGGGAGTTGGGGTCTCGAGCGATCACCGCCAACGTGGTCGCACCGGGGTATATCGACACCGAGATGACCCAGGCGCTCCCCGCAGACCTGGCAGCCACCTATACCAAGCTCATCCCAGCCGCTCGTTTCGGTGCCCCGGAAGAGGTCGCCAAGGCCGTTGCCTTCCTCGCCTCGGACGCGGCCTCCTACATCAACGGGGCTGTCCTGCCCGTCGATGGCGGTCTGGGCATGGGCCACTGA
- a CDS encoding DUF3099 domain-containing protein translates to MRRSEELETRVYSVSAAPPSAKADRDHRMRSYLISMTIRTVSFALVGVFVTILPWPPGAWICAIAAVVLPYPAVVFANATNKRTQDIEFEAVTPQMLMPPPPPPSTD, encoded by the coding sequence ATGAGACGGTCCGAGGAGCTGGAGACGCGGGTGTACTCGGTCTCTGCGGCGCCCCCGTCGGCGAAAGCCGATCGCGACCACCGGATGCGTTCGTACCTGATCTCGATGACGATCCGTACCGTGAGCTTCGCTCTGGTCGGGGTGTTCGTCACGATCCTGCCCTGGCCGCCGGGCGCCTGGATCTGCGCCATTGCCGCCGTGGTTCTTCCCTACCCCGCAGTGGTGTTCGCCAACGCCACCAACAAGCGCACCCAGGACATCGAATTCGAGGCTGTCACCCCGCAGATGCTGATGCCGCCGCCACCGCCGCCGAGCACTGACTGA
- the moaA gene encoding GTP 3',8-cyclase MoaA codes for MHPASESPVQEPADRDEPAVADETRRGLQDTFGRVAKDLRVSLTDHCNLRCTYCMPAEGLPWMAKPQMLTDEELLRLVGIFVDLGIEQVRLTGGEPLLRRSLPDLVAGIAQLRPRPRIAMTSNGIGLARSAQALAEAGLDRVNISLDTIERETFKTLSRRDRLDDVIAGLAAAAEAGLTPVKVNAVAMRDVNDSGVADLLGWCLERGYELRFIEQMPLDAQHQWQRGAMVSATELKEKLEERFTLTPVGQRGSAPAERFLVDGGPGTVGIIASVSAPFCGACDRVRLTADGMVRNCLFSRGEVDLRGPLREGADDKDLVRLIRGEMWRKASGHGIGLPDFTQPARPMSAIGG; via the coding sequence ATGCACCCAGCATCGGAGTCACCTGTACAGGAACCCGCAGACCGCGACGAACCCGCGGTTGCGGATGAGACCCGACGCGGTCTACAAGACACCTTTGGGCGCGTGGCCAAGGACTTGCGAGTCTCTCTGACCGATCACTGCAATCTGCGCTGCACCTACTGCATGCCTGCCGAGGGCCTGCCTTGGATGGCCAAGCCGCAAATGCTGACCGATGAAGAGTTGCTCCGTCTCGTCGGCATCTTTGTTGACCTCGGGATCGAACAGGTTCGCCTCACCGGCGGCGAACCGCTGCTGCGTCGCAGCCTGCCCGATCTGGTGGCCGGTATCGCCCAGTTGCGGCCGCGGCCCCGGATCGCGATGACGAGCAACGGGATCGGCCTGGCACGGTCGGCTCAGGCGCTGGCGGAGGCCGGTTTGGACCGGGTCAACATCAGCCTGGACACGATCGAGCGTGAGACCTTCAAGACGCTGTCCAGACGGGACCGCCTTGATGACGTCATCGCGGGGCTAGCCGCGGCCGCCGAGGCGGGGCTCACCCCGGTGAAGGTCAACGCGGTCGCCATGCGGGATGTGAATGACTCCGGAGTCGCCGACCTCCTCGGGTGGTGCCTGGAGCGCGGTTATGAGCTGCGCTTCATCGAGCAGATGCCGCTGGATGCTCAGCACCAGTGGCAGCGGGGTGCCATGGTCAGCGCCACCGAGCTCAAAGAGAAACTTGAAGAACGGTTCACGCTCACACCGGTGGGCCAGCGCGGTAGCGCCCCGGCCGAGCGCTTCCTCGTCGATGGCGGCCCTGGCACGGTGGGCATCATCGCCAGCGTGTCCGCACCCTTCTGCGGCGCCTGCGACCGGGTGCGGCTGACAGCCGATGGGATGGTGCGCAACTGTCTCTTCTCGCGCGGAGAGGTCGATCTGCGCGGGCCGCTTCGAGAGGGCGCCGACGATAAGGATCTGGTGCGTCTCATTCGGGGAGAGATGTGGCGCAAGGCCAGCGGGCACGGAATCGGACTGCCCGATTTCACTCAACCGGCCCGACCGATGTCGGCAATCGGCGGATGA
- a CDS encoding SURF1 family cytochrome oxidase biogenesis protein — translation MLRVLLSPRWLGALVLAAFFAAACVALGFWQWGRYEDKSLRAELVRTSYAADPVPLDSALPAGAPPLNERQVWTRVVVDGRYDPAKQQLVRNRPQKVTYGYEVLVPLVLQDGSALLVDRGWVPNAERADVTPEVPPAPQGSVRVTGWLRQGEESLDRDMPTGQLASIDLAAAERATGYRLRPAYLVLGQEQVPSGATPPRPQALIEPDTDLGPHFAYALQWWFGAPLGFVLVGVYARREFIDSLPEEDPRRLERARREQAPKKKRIWDEEDE, via the coding sequence GTGCTCCGGGTCTTGCTGTCGCCGCGCTGGCTGGGTGCCCTTGTGCTCGCCGCGTTCTTCGCTGCTGCCTGTGTCGCCCTCGGTTTTTGGCAGTGGGGGCGATATGAGGACAAGTCGTTGCGCGCTGAACTCGTGCGCACCTCCTACGCCGCCGACCCTGTCCCGCTGGACTCGGCACTGCCGGCCGGGGCGCCGCCGCTGAATGAACGCCAGGTGTGGACCCGGGTCGTGGTCGATGGTCGATACGACCCCGCCAAACAGCAACTCGTTCGCAACCGGCCACAGAAGGTCACCTACGGGTATGAAGTGCTCGTACCCCTGGTCCTGCAGGACGGCAGCGCGCTGCTGGTCGATCGCGGCTGGGTGCCCAACGCCGAACGCGCCGATGTCACTCCAGAGGTGCCGCCTGCGCCCCAAGGCTCGGTGCGGGTGACCGGCTGGCTGCGTCAGGGCGAGGAGTCCTTGGACCGCGACATGCCGACCGGCCAGTTGGCATCCATCGATCTGGCAGCTGCCGAACGCGCCACCGGTTACCGATTGCGCCCCGCCTACCTGGTGCTGGGCCAGGAACAGGTGCCCTCCGGGGCTACTCCGCCGCGTCCGCAGGCCCTGATCGAGCCGGACACCGACCTGGGGCCGCACTTCGCCTACGCCCTGCAGTGGTGGTTCGGCGCTCCCCTCGGCTTTGTGCTCGTCGGGGTGTACGCCCGACGGGAGTTCATCGATTCCCTGCCTGAGGAGGATCCGCGTCGGTTGGAGCGCGCCCGCCGAGAACAGGCGCCGAAGAAGAAGCGGATCTGGGACGAGGAAGACGAATAG
- the fumC gene encoding class II fumarate hydratase, with the protein MCSYRNETDSMGAVQVPTDHYWGAQTQRSIGNFPIGRDTFVWGRSMVRALGLLKKGAALANAELGQLPLAENEIAAMVQAADEVVRGDLDKEFPLVVFQTGSGTQSNMNANEVISNRAIEILGGELGSKTPTHPNDHVNRGQSSNDTFPTAMHIAVVLDLHEFLYNQVSRLRETLAEKSEAFSDVVKVGRTHLQDATPITLGQEISGWVAQLDFALDAVRHSEIGLLDLAIGGTAVGTGLNAHPEFGKTAAAKIAAETGHDFRQAENTFAALAAHDALVAVSGSLRVLAMALMKIANDVRWLASGPRNGIGEITIPENEPGSSIMPGKVNPTQCEALTMVTTRVFGNDATVGFAGSQGNFELNVYKPVMAHAVLESIRLLGDACAAFTEHCAVGIEPNHERITANLESNLMQVTALNRHIGYDKAAKIAKTAHADGSSLREAALALEYVTPEEFDAWVVPIDMTHPSA; encoded by the coding sequence ATGTGCTCATACCGGAACGAGACCGACAGCATGGGCGCCGTACAGGTGCCCACGGACCACTACTGGGGTGCCCAAACGCAACGCAGCATCGGCAACTTCCCGATCGGACGCGACACCTTCGTCTGGGGCCGCTCGATGGTCCGGGCGCTGGGGTTGCTGAAGAAGGGTGCGGCCCTGGCCAACGCCGAGCTGGGACAATTGCCTCTGGCCGAGAACGAGATCGCAGCTATGGTGCAGGCCGCTGATGAGGTTGTGCGTGGTGACCTCGACAAGGAATTTCCGTTGGTCGTCTTCCAAACGGGCAGTGGCACCCAATCCAACATGAACGCCAACGAGGTGATCTCTAACCGGGCGATCGAGATCCTCGGCGGCGAGTTGGGCAGCAAGACGCCGACCCACCCCAACGACCACGTCAACCGGGGCCAGAGCAGCAACGACACCTTCCCCACCGCGATGCACATCGCCGTCGTGCTGGACCTGCATGAATTCCTGTACAACCAGGTGAGCCGGTTGCGCGAGACCTTGGCTGAGAAATCCGAAGCCTTCAGCGACGTGGTGAAGGTGGGTCGCACTCACCTGCAGGACGCCACCCCCATCACGCTGGGACAGGAGATCTCCGGCTGGGTCGCGCAACTGGACTTCGCCTTGGATGCGGTGCGGCACAGTGAGATCGGCCTGCTCGACCTGGCGATCGGTGGCACGGCAGTGGGAACGGGCTTGAACGCCCATCCCGAGTTCGGGAAGACCGCTGCAGCCAAGATCGCCGCCGAGACCGGCCATGACTTCCGCCAGGCAGAGAACACCTTTGCGGCGCTCGCCGCCCACGACGCATTGGTGGCCGTCAGCGGCTCGCTACGGGTGCTGGCGATGGCGCTGATGAAGATCGCCAACGACGTGCGTTGGTTGGCTTCGGGGCCGCGTAACGGCATCGGCGAGATCACCATCCCGGAGAATGAGCCGGGCTCCAGCATCATGCCGGGCAAGGTCAACCCGACCCAGTGCGAAGCGCTGACGATGGTGACGACCCGGGTCTTCGGTAACGACGCCACCGTCGGATTCGCCGGCAGCCAGGGCAACTTCGAGCTCAACGTCTACAAACCGGTGATGGCGCACGCGGTTCTGGAGTCCATCCGCCTGCTCGGGGACGCCTGTGCAGCGTTCACCGAACACTGCGCCGTCGGCATCGAGCCGAACCACGAACGCATCACGGCCAACCTCGAGTCGAACCTCATGCAGGTGACGGCCCTCAACCGGCACATCGGCTACGACAAGGCCGCCAAGATCGCCAAGACGGCGCACGCCGACGGGAGCTCGTTGCGGGAGGCCGCACTCGCGCTTGAGTACGTGACGCCGGAAGAGTTCGATGCCTGGGTGGTGCCGATCGACATGACGCACCCGAGCGCCTGA
- a CDS encoding ABC transporter ATP-binding protein: MRSYSRDNLKGARLAPGTARRVASYGRPYLGKIALFMVIVCASAGLVVATPLLLRSIVDQGVLEGDRRHVVNLALIVAALAVLDAVLGVVQRWTSATIGEGLIFDLRSHVFEHVMAQPVAFFTRTQTGALVSRLNTDVIGAQQAFTSTLSGVLSNVVSLVVVLGAMLLLSWQLTLAALALVPLFLIPARFMGRRLSALTRESMMLNADLGSRMTERFNVAGALLVKLFGRPAQETQEYAERAGRVRDVGINIALNRSIFLTALTLVAALATALVYGVGGLLAIEGGLTVGTLLALTALLARLYGPLTALSNVRVDVMTALVSFERVFEVLDLRPLITDRPGAVDLPTGPLSVELDHVTFAYPGADEISLASLESTASGDRGRGEVVLHELSLRAEPGQLVALVGPSGAGKTTVSSLVARLYDVSSGAVRIGEVDVRDVSTSSLRDRVGIVTQDPHLFHDTIRANLRYARPGASDEEIVNALRAAHIWELIERLPAGLDTVVGDRGHRLSGGEKQRLAIARLLLKSPGVVVLDEATAHLDSESEAAVQRALDTALAGRTALVIAHRLSTVRHAEQILVVDEGRVVQAGRHEQLLAQGGLYADLHATQFAGQSEAASLPGEN, from the coding sequence ATGAGGTCCTACTCTCGCGACAACCTCAAAGGCGCCCGACTGGCCCCCGGCACCGCGCGACGAGTCGCCTCCTACGGGCGGCCCTACCTGGGCAAGATCGCCCTGTTCATGGTGATCGTCTGCGCCTCGGCGGGGCTGGTCGTCGCTACGCCTCTTCTGCTGCGCAGCATCGTCGATCAGGGTGTCTTGGAAGGCGATCGGCGACATGTCGTCAACCTGGCCCTCATCGTGGCCGCGCTGGCGGTGCTGGACGCCGTCCTCGGGGTCGTTCAGCGTTGGACCTCAGCCACGATCGGTGAGGGCCTTATCTTCGATCTGCGATCGCACGTCTTCGAGCACGTCATGGCCCAACCAGTCGCCTTCTTCACCCGGACCCAGACCGGGGCACTGGTCAGCCGACTGAACACCGACGTGATCGGAGCTCAGCAGGCCTTCACCTCCACGCTGTCCGGAGTGCTGAGTAACGTCGTCTCGCTGGTGGTCGTGCTGGGCGCAATGCTGCTGCTGTCCTGGCAATTGACCTTGGCAGCTCTGGCGCTGGTGCCGCTCTTCCTCATCCCGGCCCGGTTCATGGGACGCCGGCTGTCGGCGCTGACCCGTGAGTCGATGATGCTCAATGCCGACCTGGGCAGCCGAATGACCGAGCGATTCAACGTTGCCGGGGCGCTACTGGTCAAGCTCTTCGGGCGCCCCGCTCAGGAGACCCAGGAGTACGCCGAGCGCGCCGGGCGGGTCCGCGACGTCGGAATCAACATCGCGCTGAACCGTTCCATCTTCCTCACGGCACTGACCCTGGTCGCGGCCTTGGCCACCGCTCTGGTCTACGGCGTCGGTGGGTTGCTCGCCATCGAAGGTGGATTGACAGTCGGCACCCTCCTCGCGCTGACCGCATTGCTGGCCCGGCTCTACGGACCGCTGACGGCGCTGTCGAACGTGCGCGTCGACGTGATGACCGCCCTGGTCTCCTTCGAACGGGTCTTCGAGGTTCTCGATCTACGACCGCTCATCACCGACCGGCCAGGGGCTGTGGACCTGCCGACCGGGCCGCTGTCGGTGGAACTGGATCACGTCACCTTCGCCTACCCCGGCGCCGATGAAATCTCGTTGGCGTCGCTGGAATCAACGGCATCAGGGGATCGGGGCCGCGGCGAGGTCGTCCTGCACGAGCTGTCCTTACGGGCCGAACCCGGCCAACTGGTTGCCCTGGTGGGGCCCAGCGGGGCCGGAAAGACCACCGTGAGCAGTCTCGTGGCTCGGCTGTACGACGTCAGCTCCGGCGCGGTACGCATCGGCGAAGTTGACGTCCGCGATGTTTCCACGAGCTCGCTGCGTGATCGGGTCGGCATTGTCACCCAGGATCCGCACCTGTTCCACGACACGATCCGCGCCAACCTGCGCTACGCACGCCCAGGCGCCAGCGATGAAGAGATCGTCAACGCGCTACGGGCCGCTCACATCTGGGAACTCATCGAGAGACTGCCCGCGGGCCTGGACACCGTCGTCGGCGACCGAGGGCATCGCCTCTCCGGCGGGGAGAAGCAACGGCTCGCTATCGCCCGGCTGTTGCTGAAGAGTCCCGGAGTGGTCGTCCTGGACGAGGCCACCGCCCACCTGGACAGCGAATCTGAGGCTGCAGTCCAGCGCGCTTTGGATACCGCACTGGCCGGGCGTACCGCACTGGTGATCGCGCACCGGCTCTCCACCGTGCGCCATGCCGAACAGATTCTCGTCGTGGACGAGGGCCGCGTCGTGCAGGCCGGACGGCATGAGCAGCTACTCGCCCAGGGCGGGCTCTACGCCGACCTGCACGCCACACAGTTCGCCGGGCAGTCTGAAGCCGCCAGCCTGCCCGGCGAAAACTGA
- a CDS encoding enoyl-CoA hydratase/isomerase family protein — translation MPTTRPHPHLCLTREGAVLQVRLDNPARRNAQTPTLWLALAQIAENLDPEVRVVILSGEGPSFSAGLDRAMLSPGGIAGEPDMLGPAVAGDAAGLADQIAPYQRGFTAWRECSALVVAAVHGHAIGAGFQLALGADLRVLAEDAQLAMAEVTLGLIPDLGGTRALTRLVGPERAMEICVTGRTVGAQEAVAMGLATLAVPADRLQETVQDLTAAVLQAPAATVRELLPLMRGALDRSADEQLAAERQAQSRLLVGLAQASRSAR, via the coding sequence ATGCCCACCACGCGCCCGCATCCGCATCTGTGCCTCACCCGAGAAGGGGCGGTCCTGCAGGTCCGCCTGGACAATCCGGCTCGCCGCAACGCCCAGACGCCGACCTTGTGGTTGGCGCTGGCGCAGATCGCCGAGAACCTTGACCCCGAGGTGCGTGTCGTCATCCTCTCCGGTGAGGGGCCCTCGTTCTCGGCAGGGTTGGATCGGGCGATGTTGAGCCCGGGCGGGATAGCCGGTGAACCCGACATGCTCGGGCCGGCCGTTGCCGGGGATGCTGCCGGGCTCGCCGACCAGATCGCCCCTTATCAGCGGGGTTTCACCGCATGGCGCGAGTGCAGCGCCCTGGTTGTGGCCGCAGTCCACGGCCACGCGATAGGTGCCGGCTTCCAGCTTGCCCTCGGCGCCGACCTGCGGGTCCTGGCCGAGGATGCGCAGTTGGCGATGGCCGAGGTCACTCTCGGCCTCATCCCGGACCTGGGCGGCACGAGGGCCTTGACCCGGCTCGTCGGGCCGGAGCGCGCCATGGAGATCTGCGTGACCGGGCGCACCGTGGGGGCGCAGGAAGCCGTGGCGATGGGCCTGGCCACGCTGGCGGTGCCCGCGGACAGGCTGCAGGAGACCGTGCAGGACCTCACCGCCGCCGTGCTGCAAGCCCCGGCCGCAACGGTGCGCGAACTGCTGCCGCTGATGCGCGGTGCTCTGGATCGCAGCGCAGATGAACAGCTCGCTGCGGAACGGCAAGCCCAGTCACGGCTGCTGGTCGGCCTGGCCCAGGCCAGCAGGTCGGCGCGCTAG
- a CDS encoding ABC-F family ATP-binding cassette domain-containing protein yields MISATGIELRAGSRLLIDNATFRVAPGDRIGLVGRNGAGKTTLTKVLAGWSEPAGGSLSRSGDIGYLPQDPRDGNLEVVARHHILSARGLDEIVRKMHDTEGAMASADVETHERAMERYPKLQARFEAAGGYAAESEAASIASALGLDDRVLSQELRHLSGGQRRRVELTRILYSGAQTLLLDEPTNHLDADSITWLRDYLKTYRGGLIVISHDVALLDEVVNRVFHLDANRAELDLYNVGWRAYLQQRETDEKRRKRERLNAEKKAGALMLQADKMRAKATKAVAAQNMARRAERLLAGLEGERAQEKVAKLRFPKPAPCGRTPLTASGLSRSYGSLEVFTDVDLAIDRGSRVVVLGLNGAGKTTLLRILAGIDKPDTGRVEPGHGLKLGYYAQEHENLDVERTVLENMKTAAPDLGETDVRKVLGSFLFSGDDVEKPARVLSGGEKTRLSLATLVVSSANVLLLDEPTNNLDPASREEILGALRSYEGAVVLVSHDEGAVEALEPERVLLLPDGVEDLWGRDYLDLISLA; encoded by the coding sequence GTGATCTCCGCGACTGGAATCGAGTTGCGTGCCGGGTCACGACTGCTCATCGACAACGCCACTTTTCGGGTCGCCCCCGGTGACCGCATCGGCTTGGTGGGACGCAACGGTGCTGGAAAGACGACGCTGACGAAGGTGCTTGCCGGTTGGAGCGAGCCCGCGGGCGGTTCCTTGAGTCGTTCCGGCGACATCGGTTACCTGCCGCAGGACCCTCGTGACGGCAATCTCGAAGTCGTGGCGCGCCACCACATCCTCTCGGCACGCGGCTTGGATGAGATTGTGCGCAAGATGCACGACACCGAAGGCGCCATGGCCAGCGCCGACGTAGAGACCCACGAGCGGGCGATGGAGCGCTACCCCAAACTCCAGGCGCGCTTCGAAGCTGCCGGGGGCTACGCCGCCGAGTCCGAAGCCGCGTCCATCGCCTCGGCCCTCGGCCTGGACGACCGCGTGCTCTCCCAAGAGCTGCGGCACCTTTCCGGCGGACAGCGCCGACGGGTCGAACTCACCCGCATCTTGTACTCGGGGGCGCAGACGCTGCTGCTCGACGAGCCGACCAACCACCTCGATGCGGACTCCATCACCTGGCTGCGGGACTACCTCAAGACCTACAGGGGTGGCCTCATCGTGATCTCCCACGATGTCGCGCTGCTGGATGAGGTCGTGAATCGCGTCTTCCACCTCGACGCGAACCGAGCCGAGCTCGATCTGTACAACGTGGGCTGGCGGGCTTACCTGCAACAGCGCGAGACCGACGAGAAGCGCCGCAAGCGCGAGCGATTGAACGCGGAGAAGAAGGCCGGCGCCCTGATGTTGCAGGCCGACAAGATGCGCGCCAAGGCAACCAAGGCGGTCGCCGCTCAGAACATGGCCCGCCGCGCCGAACGGCTGCTTGCGGGTTTGGAGGGGGAGCGCGCCCAGGAGAAGGTCGCCAAGCTGCGATTCCCGAAGCCGGCCCCGTGCGGGCGCACCCCGTTGACTGCATCGGGTTTGTCGCGCTCCTACGGTTCCCTGGAGGTCTTCACCGACGTGGACCTGGCCATCGACCGTGGCAGCCGGGTGGTCGTCCTGGGACTCAACGGTGCCGGCAAGACCACGCTGCTACGGATCCTGGCGGGGATCGACAAACCGGACACCGGCCGAGTCGAGCCCGGGCACGGGCTCAAGCTGGGCTATTACGCCCAGGAACACGAGAACCTCGACGTGGAGCGCACGGTCCTGGAGAACATGAAGACGGCCGCGCCCGACCTGGGCGAGACCGACGTGCGCAAGGTTCTCGGCAGCTTCCTGTTCTCCGGCGACGACGTGGAGAAACCGGCTCGGGTGCTCTCCGGCGGGGAGAAGACTCGGCTGTCGCTGGCCACCCTGGTGGTCAGCAGCGCAAACGTGTTGCTGCTCGATGAGCCGACGAACAACCTCGACCCGGCAAGCCGGGAGGAGATCCTGGGAGCGCTGCGAAGTTACGAAGGCGCCGTCGTGCTCGTCAGCCACGACGAGGGCGCAGTCGAGGCACTGGAACCGGAGCGTGTTCTGCTGCTGCCGGACGGGGTCGAAGACCTGTGGGGTCGCGACTACCTCGACCTCATCTCGTTGGCCTGA
- the ypfJ gene encoding KPN_02809 family neutral zinc metallopeptidase, with translation MVFNNDAQLNTSNVSRGGGGSGPGRGAVLGGGGGILGVVGLIIYMLLGGNPADLQQQPVAQQPAGAQGQDAGDLVQKCKTGADANKYAECRIIGTQNSVEAFWREKLAEQSGGQRQWQDTRLVIYNEPTQSQCGTASNDVGPFYCPLDKSVYLDASFFDILHDQFGSSKGALAQEYVVAHEYGHALQDQLGLLGRAQQDPKGAESGGVRVELMADCFAGMWARHAATTKDDRGNTFLEPITQSQINDALSAAEAVGDDRIMKRTQGRVSPENFTHGSSEQRQRWFMTGYQSSDINACNTFDAPRL, from the coding sequence ATGGTGTTCAACAACGATGCGCAGCTCAACACGTCGAATGTGTCGCGAGGCGGCGGCGGTAGCGGACCGGGCCGCGGGGCCGTGCTCGGTGGTGGCGGCGGGATCCTCGGGGTGGTCGGTCTCATCATCTACATGCTGCTCGGCGGCAATCCGGCCGACCTGCAACAACAGCCGGTGGCTCAACAACCGGCCGGCGCCCAGGGGCAGGACGCGGGCGATCTGGTGCAGAAGTGCAAGACCGGTGCCGACGCCAACAAGTACGCCGAATGCCGCATCATCGGCACCCAGAACAGCGTCGAGGCGTTCTGGCGCGAGAAGCTGGCCGAGCAGTCCGGCGGGCAGCGCCAGTGGCAGGACACCCGTCTGGTGATCTACAACGAGCCGACGCAGTCACAGTGCGGCACCGCCTCCAACGATGTCGGTCCCTTCTACTGCCCTCTGGACAAGAGCGTCTACCTGGACGCCAGCTTCTTCGACATCCTGCACGACCAGTTCGGCTCCTCCAAGGGCGCCCTCGCGCAGGAGTACGTGGTGGCCCACGAGTACGGGCACGCGCTGCAGGATCAGCTCGGCCTGCTCGGCCGGGCCCAGCAGGACCCGAAAGGTGCCGAAAGCGGTGGTGTCCGGGTCGAGCTGATGGCCGACTGCTTCGCCGGAATGTGGGCGCGCCACGCCGCAACGACCAAAGATGACCGCGGCAACACCTTCCTCGAGCCGATAACCCAGTCCCAGATCAACGACGCGCTCTCGGCGGCCGAGGCCGTCGGAGATGACCGCATCATGAAACGCACCCAGGGTCGGGTTAGCCCGGAGAACTTCACGCACGGCTCGTCCGAACAGCGGCAGCGCTGGTTCATGACGGGGTATCAGAGCAGCGACATCAACGCCTGCAACACTTTCGACGCGCCGCGCCTGTAA
- a CDS encoding C40 family peptidase, whose product MAAAPSSDAAISASKGRQAVSIASTKRGTPYRWGATGPRSFDCSGFTSWTFKRLGKSIPRTAHQQYRASMKISRRSARPGDLVFYGGKRKYHVGIYAGNGRMWHAPRTGDVVKLAKVRGNASYGRVR is encoded by the coding sequence GTGGCCGCCGCACCCTCCTCCGACGCCGCCATCAGCGCGTCCAAAGGTCGCCAGGCGGTAAGCATCGCCAGCACCAAGCGGGGAACCCCCTACCGTTGGGGCGCCACAGGCCCCCGCTCTTTCGACTGCTCCGGGTTCACCAGCTGGACCTTCAAGCGTCTCGGCAAGAGCATCCCGCGCACTGCCCACCAGCAGTACCGCGCCAGCATGAAGATCAGCCGTCGCTCTGCCCGCCCGGGCGACCTCGTCTTCTACGGTGGCAAGCGCAAGTACCACGTCGGCATCTACGCCGGTAACGGTCGCATGTGGCACGCCCCCCGCACGGGTGACGTCGTCAAGCTCGCCAAGGTGCGCGGTAACGCCTCCTACGGCCGCGTGCGCTGA